One region of Syngnathus scovelli strain Florida chromosome 15, RoL_Ssco_1.2, whole genome shotgun sequence genomic DNA includes:
- the zmat2 gene encoding zinc finger matrin-type protein 2, giving the protein MASGSGSSKNEFRRKWDKDEYENLAQRRLTEEREKESRDGKIAPPVKRENLRHRDYKVDLESKLGKTIVITKTTPQAEMGGYYCNVCDCVVKDSINFLDHINGKKHQRNLGMSMRVERSSLDQVKKRFEVNKKKLEEKQKEYDFEERMKELREEEEKAKAYKKEKLKERKRRAEDDGDFEDDDEMAAVMGFSGFGSSKKSH; this is encoded by the exons TCGAGTAAGAATGAATTCCGTCGGAAGTGGGACAAAGACGAGTATGAGAACCTTGCTCAGCGACGTCTCACTGAGGAGCGAGAAAAGGAGAGTAGAGATG GGAAAATTGCGCCGCCTGTCAAGAGGGAGAATCTGCGTCATCGAGACTACAAAGTGGACCTGGAGTCTAAACTGGGGAAGACCATCGTTATCACTAAGACAACCCCTCAGGCTGAGATGGGCGG CTACTACTGCAATGTTTGCGACTGCGTGGTGAAAGACTCCATCAACTTCCTGGATCACATCAACGGCAAGAAAC ATCAGAGGAACCTCGGCATGTCTATGAGAGTGGAGCGGTCGTCCCTGGACCAGGTGAAGAAGCGCTTTGAGGTGAACAAGAAGAAactggaggagaagcagaaagagtatgACTTTGAGGAGCGCATGAAGGAGCTGCGAGAAGAG GAGGAGAAGGCAAAGGCCTACAAGAAAGAGAAGTTGAAGGAGAGGAAGCGTCGGGCCGAGGACGATGGCGACTTTGAGGATGACGATGAAATGGCGGCCGTCATGGGTTTCTCGGGGTTCGGCTCTTCTAAAAAGAGTCACTGA